In the genome of Burkholderia diffusa, one region contains:
- a CDS encoding ParB/RepB/Spo0J family partition protein has protein sequence MKPSQFAKGFQARPDITTSEKRTALDRLNAIDGIVKSETATPTPTKSAKKDIAPPPVPDVLLDPSTDESPQYRAWRLENRYAPGQVIELSLKAIKHSPFNPRHFYLKSSIAELAVNLAKQGQQQAIHVIPDYDNPGSYFVSDGGRRVRALKEANKESVKAIVIDVPIGIQSYKLGYDLNVQRDSQTVFDNAVVWRRFLDEKHFQSQKELSEHLGLDESTVAVALSIGKLPESVMQEMVARPDRFGSNMAYQVGRYHNARGTEATLRLINKIVSDDLSTRQVSDIVKGRVAAQETPKPAGRQRYAQRLEIKLGGKSVGDLKSYGEDRIELRLRGLPKDKRDAILEQLERMLLSE, from the coding sequence ATGAAACCCTCCCAATTTGCAAAAGGATTCCAAGCGCGCCCGGATATCACGACGAGCGAGAAGCGCACGGCGCTTGATCGGCTCAACGCCATCGATGGCATCGTCAAGTCCGAGACGGCCACGCCGACCCCGACGAAGTCCGCCAAGAAGGACATCGCCCCGCCGCCCGTTCCGGACGTCCTGCTCGATCCATCGACCGACGAGTCGCCGCAATATCGCGCATGGCGCCTCGAGAACCGCTATGCGCCCGGCCAGGTGATCGAGTTGTCGCTAAAGGCGATCAAGCATAGCCCGTTCAATCCGCGACACTTCTATCTGAAGTCGTCGATTGCCGAGCTCGCAGTCAACCTCGCGAAGCAAGGGCAACAGCAGGCAATCCACGTGATTCCGGACTACGACAATCCGGGTTCGTATTTCGTCAGCGATGGCGGCCGTCGCGTGCGTGCGTTGAAGGAAGCGAACAAGGAGTCGGTGAAGGCGATCGTGATCGACGTGCCGATCGGAATCCAGAGCTACAAGCTCGGCTACGACCTGAACGTACAACGCGATTCGCAGACGGTGTTCGACAATGCCGTCGTGTGGCGTCGCTTCCTCGACGAAAAACATTTCCAGAGCCAGAAGGAACTGTCCGAACATCTCGGCCTCGACGAGTCAACGGTCGCGGTTGCGCTGTCGATCGGCAAGCTGCCGGAAAGCGTGATGCAGGAGATGGTCGCGCGCCCCGATCGTTTCGGTTCGAACATGGCGTATCAGGTCGGTCGTTATCACAATGCGCGCGGCACCGAGGCGACGCTGCGACTGATCAACAAGATCGTGTCCGACGATCTCAGCACGCGCCAGGTGTCGGACATCGTCAAGGGTCGCGTCGCGGCGCAGGAAACGCCGAAGCCGGCCGGCCGTCAGCGCTATGCGCAGCGTCTCGAGATCAAGCTTGGCGGCAAGTCGGTCGGCGACCTGAAGTCGTATGGCGAAGACCGCATCGAACTGCGCCTGCGCGGCCTCC